In Rhodococcus sp. OK302, one genomic interval encodes:
- a CDS encoding DUF2786 domain-containing protein has protein sequence MSSHEVSPQSVAAARALMAELTGSYERGWQPADIIHLARRSKDSSNADLAATAVLLEAAITKAEDRAPLEWVGQLQSIREQYPNSHRIASRIALDDSLFRSLAAGLLFEDPYFLVSQVAEVAMSWTRLAPWNLLLPMPSTWPAQRTESSYSGAATEVDAKVLKRIRGLLAKAEATNFAEEAEIFTEKAQELMTRYAIDSALLHSRTGVTGTTVDGRRIHLDNPYVKEKVHLLTAIGDANRVRAVWFSDICIATVIGTPVDLQQVDMLFTSLLVQATRAMQFADTSNRGGSRTTSFRKGFLTGFANRIGQRLRDAGTKATAEAADAESMDVADLLPILATTSAAVDTEFERMFPRTRKARGRSVDAEGWHAGQAAADDANLRPGAPAVRR, from the coding sequence GTGTCCTCCCACGAAGTCAGCCCCCAGTCCGTCGCAGCCGCCCGGGCCCTGATGGCCGAGCTCACCGGCAGCTACGAACGAGGGTGGCAACCCGCCGACATCATCCACCTGGCACGCCGTAGCAAAGATTCCTCGAATGCGGATCTCGCGGCTACGGCCGTCCTGCTCGAGGCTGCAATAACCAAGGCGGAAGATCGCGCACCACTCGAATGGGTCGGCCAACTACAATCCATTCGCGAGCAGTACCCCAATTCGCACCGCATTGCGTCCCGAATCGCTCTGGACGACAGTCTCTTTCGATCCCTTGCTGCCGGATTACTGTTCGAGGACCCCTACTTCCTCGTTTCACAGGTCGCCGAAGTGGCCATGAGCTGGACGCGCCTCGCGCCCTGGAACCTACTGCTTCCCATGCCGTCGACGTGGCCGGCGCAGCGCACCGAGAGCAGCTATTCCGGCGCGGCTACCGAAGTAGATGCCAAGGTACTCAAGAGAATTCGTGGTCTCCTCGCCAAAGCCGAGGCCACCAACTTCGCCGAGGAAGCCGAGATCTTCACTGAGAAGGCCCAGGAGTTGATGACGCGATACGCCATCGATTCCGCACTCCTGCACTCACGTACCGGCGTCACCGGCACCACGGTCGACGGCCGTCGCATCCACCTGGACAACCCGTACGTCAAGGAAAAAGTCCACCTCCTCACGGCAATCGGCGATGCCAACCGAGTACGCGCGGTGTGGTTCAGCGACATCTGCATCGCCACCGTCATCGGCACCCCCGTCGACCTTCAACAGGTCGACATGCTGTTCACCTCATTGCTGGTGCAAGCCACTCGCGCAATGCAATTCGCCGATACCAGCAATCGTGGCGGTTCTCGCACGACGTCATTCCGCAAGGGATTTCTGACTGGTTTCGCCAATCGAATCGGGCAGCGTCTGCGCGACGCCGGCACCAAAGCCACCGCTGAGGCCGCCGACGCAGAATCGATGGACGTCGCCGACCTCCTGCCGATTCTGGCGACGACGTCGGCAGCAGTCGACACCGAATTCGAGCGAATGTTCCCGCGAACCCGAAAGGCACGCGGACGCTCCGTCGACGCCGAAGGCTGGCATGCCGGCCAGGCTGCAGCCGACGACGCCAACCTCCGGCCAGGTGCGCCGGCAGTGCGCCGTTAG
- the rsmI gene encoding 16S rRNA (cytidine(1402)-2'-O)-methyltransferase, which produces MTGRLVLAATPMGDVGDASPRLRAALATADVVAAEDTRRTKSLASSLDVTITGKVVSFYDQVEVARLPGLVAAVAEGKTVLLVTDAGMPSVSDPGYRLVAACVAENLKVTCLPGPSAVTTALALSGLHVERFCFDGFPPRKGGQRKTWFAGLVTEQRACVFFEAPHRLADCLADAVEVLGSERRAAVCRELTKTYEEVKRGTLGELAAWAAEGVRGEITVVLEGAVLVASDPVDLVDEVERLVEGGAGLKDACALVATAGVSKRELYETVLAARKD; this is translated from the coding sequence ATGACTGGTCGCTTGGTACTCGCCGCAACACCCATGGGAGATGTCGGTGACGCGTCTCCGCGCCTACGCGCCGCACTCGCAACCGCCGACGTCGTGGCAGCAGAGGACACCCGACGAACCAAGTCGTTGGCCTCGTCGCTCGATGTGACGATCACCGGGAAAGTAGTCAGTTTCTACGACCAGGTGGAGGTTGCCCGTCTGCCCGGGCTGGTTGCAGCAGTCGCCGAAGGTAAAACTGTCCTGCTCGTGACCGATGCCGGTATGCCGTCGGTCAGCGATCCCGGATACCGACTGGTCGCGGCGTGCGTTGCCGAGAACCTGAAGGTCACCTGCCTTCCCGGGCCGTCCGCCGTCACCACTGCTCTTGCGCTGTCCGGACTGCATGTCGAGCGGTTCTGCTTCGACGGATTCCCCCCGCGCAAGGGTGGGCAACGCAAAACCTGGTTCGCTGGACTCGTCACCGAGCAACGCGCCTGCGTGTTCTTCGAGGCACCGCACCGCCTGGCCGATTGTCTGGCCGACGCCGTCGAGGTTCTCGGTTCGGAGCGTCGCGCAGCTGTCTGTCGTGAATTGACCAAGACCTACGAAGAAGTGAAGCGCGGAACGCTCGGCGAATTGGCCGCGTGGGCAGCGGAAGGTGTGCGCGGCGAAATCACCGTGGTACTCGAAGGTGCTGTTCTGGTGGCGTCGGATCCTGTCGATCTGGTTGACGAGGTGGAACGCCTGGTTGAGGGCGGAGCCGGTCTGAAAGACGCGTGCGCCCTCGTAGCCACAGCCGGGGTGTCCAAGCGAGAACTGTACGAAACGGTGCTCGCAGCTCGTAAGGACTAG
- a CDS encoding dolichyl-phosphate-mannose--protein mannosyltransferase — MTVQTDERPTPATGDRVVRSPAPLVPDPDFGPTDRFRGWIVTAVITAIAAITRFTMLAYPTDAGTPVFDEKHYAPQGWQVLTGGGIEDNPGYGLVVHPPIGKQMIAIGEALFGYNGWGWRFSSALVGTLMVLLIVRIVRRMTRSTLIGALAGILLIADGVTFVSSRLGMLDIFLAFFVLAALGCLIVDRDQVRERLAKAYNEGRIGDSEWGPRLGFRWWRFGAGILLGLACGTKWSGMYFILFFGLLSVAFDLAARRAYRVERPWFGTAIRDIGPALYALVIIPIGVYLASYWAWFASETGVDRHAVGNEIGEGGTWSFIPSALRSLWYYSGNVLTFHSSLTNSAGNHHPWESKPWTWPMGLRPMLYYYADGEQVTGCGAASCVKAIMLIGTPAMWWLALPMLAWAIWKTFVRRDWRYAVVLTAYGAAYLPWFATMDRQMYFFYAVALAPFMVMGFALVLGDVLGKATDSVERRTTGLLAVSLYVGLVVANFVYLWPILTAMPITPESWQSHLWLPSWK; from the coding sequence GTGACTGTGCAGACGGACGAGCGGCCAACGCCCGCCACGGGCGATCGGGTAGTGCGTAGTCCGGCACCGCTCGTTCCGGACCCTGACTTCGGTCCGACCGACAGATTTCGTGGCTGGATAGTCACCGCCGTCATTACCGCCATCGCCGCCATCACGCGTTTCACGATGCTCGCGTATCCGACGGATGCCGGCACTCCCGTCTTCGACGAAAAGCACTACGCGCCGCAGGGCTGGCAGGTCCTGACCGGCGGCGGGATCGAAGACAACCCGGGATACGGATTGGTGGTTCACCCGCCGATCGGCAAGCAGATGATCGCGATCGGTGAAGCGCTTTTCGGCTACAACGGCTGGGGATGGCGATTCTCGTCGGCACTCGTCGGCACCCTGATGGTGCTGTTGATCGTCCGGATCGTCCGTCGGATGACGCGGTCCACACTGATCGGGGCGCTCGCCGGCATTCTGCTGATCGCCGACGGAGTTACGTTCGTCTCGTCGCGGTTGGGAATGCTCGATATTTTTCTGGCCTTCTTCGTTCTCGCGGCACTCGGTTGCCTCATCGTGGACCGTGACCAAGTGCGTGAGCGACTGGCGAAGGCTTACAACGAGGGCCGGATCGGCGATTCCGAATGGGGTCCCCGTCTGGGATTTCGGTGGTGGCGTTTCGGCGCCGGCATTCTGCTCGGCCTGGCCTGCGGTACCAAATGGTCCGGCATGTATTTCATTCTCTTCTTCGGACTGCTCAGCGTCGCTTTCGATCTGGCGGCTCGCCGCGCGTACCGCGTCGAGCGGCCGTGGTTCGGCACTGCGATCCGCGACATCGGCCCGGCTCTCTACGCGCTGGTGATCATCCCGATCGGCGTCTACCTGGCCAGCTACTGGGCCTGGTTTGCCAGCGAGACCGGCGTTGACCGCCATGCCGTCGGCAACGAGATCGGCGAAGGTGGAACCTGGAGTTTCATTCCGTCCGCCCTTCGTTCCCTCTGGTACTACAGCGGAAACGTACTTACGTTCCACTCCAGCCTGACCAACTCCGCCGGAAACCATCACCCCTGGGAATCCAAACCATGGACTTGGCCCATGGGTCTGCGTCCGATGCTCTACTACTACGCCGACGGCGAGCAGGTGACGGGTTGCGGCGCCGCCAGTTGCGTCAAGGCGATCATGCTGATCGGCACGCCGGCCATGTGGTGGCTGGCCTTGCCCATGCTGGCCTGGGCGATCTGGAAGACATTTGTACGACGCGACTGGCGCTACGCCGTCGTCCTCACCGCCTACGGCGCCGCCTACCTCCCCTGGTTCGCGACGATGGACCGCCAGATGTACTTCTTCTACGCCGTCGCGCTCGCCCCGTTCATGGTGATGGGATTTGCGCTGGTGCTCGGCGATGTACTGGGCAAGGCGACGGACTCCGTCGAGCGACGCACCACCGGCCTACTGGCGGTCAGTCTTTACGTCGGGCTTGTAGTCGCGAACTTCGTGTACCTGTGGCCGATTCTCACAGCCATGCCGATCACGCCCGAATCCTGGCAGAGCCACCTGTGGCTACCGAGCTGGAAGTAG